A region of Penaeus chinensis breed Huanghai No. 1 chromosome 38, ASM1920278v2, whole genome shotgun sequence DNA encodes the following proteins:
- the LOC125045905 gene encoding probable E3 ubiquitin-protein ligase MGRN1 isoform X5: MGAITSRQNAGVEEVDIGVNHAYRYPPKSGNYFSSYFIMGGERFDTAVPEMYLFGENMDVNFLGSRPAPFPYPAPTANEPSKTLKALLNIRKESLRFVRAPDDSAMLKEAEDRTATTRFNIEFTFDCDVRCAITIMYFCTEEVTSNGIIYTPRDPNMNSETYHYKRGANQQFSQVCHVFDPSLYPEEDLMYSFDREVMPIVIYCLAEEGEDEFSTEPRQSHVTFAVVEKHSEGYVLKPLKQKLFVDGLSYLLQEIYGIENKKADNAKVATEEDTEDNGAECVICMCDLRDTLILPCRHLCLCNCCADSLRYQANNCPICRAPFRALLQIKALQKSTGQVTNPQPNTEVNKAAHVVVSFLPDKQGDCEEDHEGWLACTALIGNLDAPDIAKYQHDTYAKLFGCDNVPPGYEAVPLIEALNGPSVAPLQPTAPPAHDRCFIESITIRSGTGTLEDSTTQTEQPPNSCEMNNSSSVVPEMRMSVLLAQESDDVTSTKLENIASTPVSSAKKKAGRKHSREKQQFGSKDSVKIVNEIGGQRNKEPVDPAETRSLLDEDKSEIDAGVNSSQDPAQQQAVLNPEEQSQKELRAPQAEAEVDEEETGEEEPELEEENMEEMEGEENDTENSLSSLPTLAMRCAPNSEVDVEDSISQAPTESPVWTPRKEEVEGGKNLEKEENLRRERASASSESGVPASPNGGFSSLTHQSDSLSLPGTPLSNASVISRSSDASVSSASSTRALLSHPTDGFPSSVV; this comes from the exons ATGGGGGCTATAACCAGTAGACAGAACGCTGgcgtggaggaggtggatattGGGGTCAACCACGCCTACAGATACCCTCCAAAATCAG GAAACTACTTCAGCAGTTATTTCATTATGGGAGGGGAACGGTTCGACACAGCAGTGCCAGAGATGTATCTCTTTGGTGAGAACATGGATGTCAACTTCTTAGGTTCTCGTCCAGCTCCA ttTCCCTATCCTGCTCCAACAGCAAATGAACCAAGTAAAACACTAAAGGCACTCCTCAATATAAGGAAAGAGAGCTTGCGCTTTGTGCGTGCACCAGACGACTCTGCCATGTTAAAAGAGGCAGAGGATAGAACAGCCACTACTAGATTTAACATTGAGTTCACTTTTGACTGTGATGTGCGATGTGCTATAACCATCATGTATTTCTGTACAGAAGAGGTGACAAGCAATGGAATAAT CTACACTCCACGTGATCCAAACATGAATTCGGAGACCTACCACTACAAGCGAGGAGCAAATCAACAGTTTTCACAAGTATGCCATGTGTTTGACCCATCACTATACCCTGAGGAAGATCTGATGTACAGCTTTGACCGTGAAGTTATGCCCATTGTCATTTACTGTCTggcagaagaaggggaag ATGAATTTTCCACAGAGCCTCGCCAGTCCCATGTGACATTCGCTGTGGTGGAGAAGCACAGCGAGGGATATGTCTTGAAGCCTCTCAAGCAAAAGCTGTTCGTGGATGGGCTGTCATACCTCCTGCAGGAAATCTATGGCATCGAGAACAAAAAAGCAGACAATGCCAAA GTGGCAACAGAGGAGGACACAGAGGATAATGGAGCAGAGTGTGTCATCTGCATGTGTGACCTGCGAGACACTCTCATTCTACCCTGCCGccatctgtgtctgtgtaattgCTGTGCAGATTCCCTCAG ATACCAAGCCAACAACTGCCCCATTTGTCGTGCTCCATTCAGAGCTTTGCTACAGATAAAAGCCCTTCAGAAGAGTACTGGACAGGTGACCAATCCACAGCCAAACACTGAG GTAAACAAGGCCGCGCATGTGGTAGTTTCGTTCTTGCCAGACAAGCAAGGAGACTGCGAGGAGGATCATGAGGGTTGGCTTGCATGCACTGCTTTG ATTGGAAACCTGGATGCCCCTGACATTGCTAAATACCAACATGACACTTATGCTAAATTATTT GGCTGTGATAATGTCCCTCCAGGCTACGAGGCAGTACCCTTGATCGAGGCGCTGAATGGCCCCTCGGTGGCTCCCCTGCAGCCCACTGCCCCACCTGCCCATGATCG ATGCTTTATTGAGAGCATCACAATCAGATCTGGCACAGGGACCCTGGAGGACTCTACCACACAGACCGAACAGCCGCCCAATTCTTGTGAGATGAATAACAGCTCATCTGTAGTTCCTGAG ATGCGTATGTCAGTTCTGCTTGCTCAGGAGTCAGATGATGTCACAAGTACAAAACTGGAGAACATTGCAAGCACCCCTGTTTCTTCAGCAAAGAAGAAGGCAGGCCGCAAACATTCCCGGGAGAAGCAGCAGTTTGGTTCTAAGGACAGCGTAAAAATTGTGAATGAAATTGGGGGACAGCGTAACAAGGAA CCTGTGGACCCAGCAGAAACACGAAGCTTATTGGATGAAGACAAATCAGAGATCGACGCTGGTGTTAATAGCAGCCAGGACCCAGCCCAACAGCAGGCGGTGCTGAATCCTGAGGAACAGTCTCAGAAGGAGCTGCGAGCCCCCCAGGCAGAGGCagaagtggatgaggaggaaaCTGGAGAAGAGGAGCCAGAATTGGAAGAGGAAAACatggaagaaatggaaggagaagaaaatgacacCGAGAATTCGCTCAGCTCCCTCCCTACTTTAGCCATGAGGTGTGCTCCCAACTCAGAGGTCGACGTGGAGGACAGCATATCGCAGGCTCCGACAGAATCACCCGTTTGGACCCCCAGAAAG gaggaagtggaaggagggaaaaatctagagaaagaggag AACCTGCGCAGGGAAAGAGCTAGCGCTTCCTCCGAGAGTGGAGTGCCAGCATCGCCTAACGGTGGGTTCTCCTCACTCACCCACCAAAGCGATTCACTGTCTCTGCCAGGCACACCTCTCAGTAATGCCTCGGTGATCAGTCGGTCATCTGATGCCTCTGTGAGCTCGGCATCGTCCACCCGTGCACTTCTCTCGCACCCCACTGATGGATTTCCTTCCAGCGTGGTTTAA
- the LOC125045905 gene encoding probable E3 ubiquitin-protein ligase MGRN1 isoform X3 — MGAITSRQNAGVEEVDIGVNHAYRYPPKSGNYFSSYFIMGGERFDTAVPEMYLFGENMDVNFLGSRPAPFPYPAPTANEPSKTLKALLNIRKESLRFVRAPDDSAMLKEAEDRTATTRFNIEFTFDCDVRCAITIMYFCTEEVTSNGIIYTPRDPNMNSETYHYKRGANQQFSQVCHVFDPSLYPEEDLMYSFDREVMPIVIYCLAEEGEDEFSTEPRQSHVTFAVVEKHSEGYVLKPLKQKLFVDGLSYLLQEIYGIENKKADNAKVATEEDTEDNGAECVICMCDLRDTLILPCRHLCLCNCCADSLRYQANNCPICRAPFRALLQIKALQKSTGQVTNPQPNTEVNKAAHVVVSFLPDKQGDCEEDHEGWLACTALIGNLDAPDIAKYQHDTYAKLFGCDNVPPGYEAVPLIEALNGPSVAPLQPTAPPAHDRYVQLPQSPADVPADAIVRNEASRCFIESITIRSGTGTLEDSTTQTEQPPNSCEMNNSSSVVPEMRMSVLLAQESDDVTSTKLENIASTPVSSAKKKAGRKHSREKQQFGSKDSVKIVNEIGGQRNKEPVDPAETRSLLDEDKSEIDAGVNSSQDPAQQQAVLNPEEQSQKELRAPQAEAEVDEEETGEEEPELEEENMEEMEGEENDTENSLSSLPTLAMRCAPNSEVDVEDSISQAPTESPVWTPRKNLRRERASASSESGVPASPNGGFSSLTHQSDSLSLPGTPLSNASVISRSSDASVSSASSTRALLSHPTDGFPSSVV, encoded by the exons ATGGGGGCTATAACCAGTAGACAGAACGCTGgcgtggaggaggtggatattGGGGTCAACCACGCCTACAGATACCCTCCAAAATCAG GAAACTACTTCAGCAGTTATTTCATTATGGGAGGGGAACGGTTCGACACAGCAGTGCCAGAGATGTATCTCTTTGGTGAGAACATGGATGTCAACTTCTTAGGTTCTCGTCCAGCTCCA ttTCCCTATCCTGCTCCAACAGCAAATGAACCAAGTAAAACACTAAAGGCACTCCTCAATATAAGGAAAGAGAGCTTGCGCTTTGTGCGTGCACCAGACGACTCTGCCATGTTAAAAGAGGCAGAGGATAGAACAGCCACTACTAGATTTAACATTGAGTTCACTTTTGACTGTGATGTGCGATGTGCTATAACCATCATGTATTTCTGTACAGAAGAGGTGACAAGCAATGGAATAAT CTACACTCCACGTGATCCAAACATGAATTCGGAGACCTACCACTACAAGCGAGGAGCAAATCAACAGTTTTCACAAGTATGCCATGTGTTTGACCCATCACTATACCCTGAGGAAGATCTGATGTACAGCTTTGACCGTGAAGTTATGCCCATTGTCATTTACTGTCTggcagaagaaggggaag ATGAATTTTCCACAGAGCCTCGCCAGTCCCATGTGACATTCGCTGTGGTGGAGAAGCACAGCGAGGGATATGTCTTGAAGCCTCTCAAGCAAAAGCTGTTCGTGGATGGGCTGTCATACCTCCTGCAGGAAATCTATGGCATCGAGAACAAAAAAGCAGACAATGCCAAA GTGGCAACAGAGGAGGACACAGAGGATAATGGAGCAGAGTGTGTCATCTGCATGTGTGACCTGCGAGACACTCTCATTCTACCCTGCCGccatctgtgtctgtgtaattgCTGTGCAGATTCCCTCAG ATACCAAGCCAACAACTGCCCCATTTGTCGTGCTCCATTCAGAGCTTTGCTACAGATAAAAGCCCTTCAGAAGAGTACTGGACAGGTGACCAATCCACAGCCAAACACTGAG GTAAACAAGGCCGCGCATGTGGTAGTTTCGTTCTTGCCAGACAAGCAAGGAGACTGCGAGGAGGATCATGAGGGTTGGCTTGCATGCACTGCTTTG ATTGGAAACCTGGATGCCCCTGACATTGCTAAATACCAACATGACACTTATGCTAAATTATTT GGCTGTGATAATGTCCCTCCAGGCTACGAGGCAGTACCCTTGATCGAGGCGCTGAATGGCCCCTCGGTGGCTCCCCTGCAGCCCACTGCCCCACCTGCCCATGATCGGTACGTCCAGTTGCCTCAGAGTCCAGCAGATGTCCCAGCAGATGCCATTGTCCGCAATGAAGCCTCGag ATGCTTTATTGAGAGCATCACAATCAGATCTGGCACAGGGACCCTGGAGGACTCTACCACACAGACCGAACAGCCGCCCAATTCTTGTGAGATGAATAACAGCTCATCTGTAGTTCCTGAG ATGCGTATGTCAGTTCTGCTTGCTCAGGAGTCAGATGATGTCACAAGTACAAAACTGGAGAACATTGCAAGCACCCCTGTTTCTTCAGCAAAGAAGAAGGCAGGCCGCAAACATTCCCGGGAGAAGCAGCAGTTTGGTTCTAAGGACAGCGTAAAAATTGTGAATGAAATTGGGGGACAGCGTAACAAGGAA CCTGTGGACCCAGCAGAAACACGAAGCTTATTGGATGAAGACAAATCAGAGATCGACGCTGGTGTTAATAGCAGCCAGGACCCAGCCCAACAGCAGGCGGTGCTGAATCCTGAGGAACAGTCTCAGAAGGAGCTGCGAGCCCCCCAGGCAGAGGCagaagtggatgaggaggaaaCTGGAGAAGAGGAGCCAGAATTGGAAGAGGAAAACatggaagaaatggaaggagaagaaaatgacacCGAGAATTCGCTCAGCTCCCTCCCTACTTTAGCCATGAGGTGTGCTCCCAACTCAGAGGTCGACGTGGAGGACAGCATATCGCAGGCTCCGACAGAATCACCCGTTTGGACCCCCAGAAAG AACCTGCGCAGGGAAAGAGCTAGCGCTTCCTCCGAGAGTGGAGTGCCAGCATCGCCTAACGGTGGGTTCTCCTCACTCACCCACCAAAGCGATTCACTGTCTCTGCCAGGCACACCTCTCAGTAATGCCTCGGTGATCAGTCGGTCATCTGATGCCTCTGTGAGCTCGGCATCGTCCACCCGTGCACTTCTCTCGCACCCCACTGATGGATTTCCTTCCAGCGTGGTTTAA
- the LOC125045905 gene encoding E3 ubiquitin-protein ligase MGRN1-like isoform X1, translating into MGAITSRQNAGVEEVDIGVNHAYRYPPKSGNYFSSYFIMGGERFDTAVPEMYLFGENMDVNFLGSRPAPFPYPAPTANEPSKTLKALLNIRKESLRFVRAPDDSAMLKEAEDRTATTRFNIEFTFDCDVRCAITIMYFCTEEVTSNGIIYTPRDPNMNSETYHYKRGANQQFSQVCHVFDPSLYPEEDLMYSFDREVMPIVIYCLAEEGEDEFSTEPRQSHVTFAVVEKHSEGYVLKPLKQKLFVDGLSYLLQEIYGIENKKADNAKVATEEDTEDNGAECVICMCDLRDTLILPCRHLCLCNCCADSLRYQANNCPICRAPFRALLQIKALQKSTGQVTNPQPNTEVNKAAHVVVSFLPDKQGDCEEDHEGWLACTALIGNLDAPDIAKYQHDTYAKLFGCDNVPPGYEAVPLIEALNGPSVAPLQPTAPPAHDRYVQLPQSPADVPADAIVRNEASRCFIESITIRSGTGTLEDSTTQTEQPPNSCEMNNSSSVVPEMRMSVLLAQESDDVTSTKLENIASTPVSSAKKKAGRKHSREKQQFGSKDSVKIVNEIGGQRNKEPVDPAETRSLLDEDKSEIDAGVNSSQDPAQQQAVLNPEEQSQKELRAPQAEAEVDEEETGEEEPELEEENMEEMEGEENDTENSLSSLPTLAMRCAPNSEVDVEDSISQAPTESPVWTPRKEEVEGGKNLEKEENLRRERASASSESGVPASPNGGFSSLTHQSDSLSLPGTPLSNASVISRSSDASVSSASSTRALLSHPTDGFPSSVV; encoded by the exons ATGGGGGCTATAACCAGTAGACAGAACGCTGgcgtggaggaggtggatattGGGGTCAACCACGCCTACAGATACCCTCCAAAATCAG GAAACTACTTCAGCAGTTATTTCATTATGGGAGGGGAACGGTTCGACACAGCAGTGCCAGAGATGTATCTCTTTGGTGAGAACATGGATGTCAACTTCTTAGGTTCTCGTCCAGCTCCA ttTCCCTATCCTGCTCCAACAGCAAATGAACCAAGTAAAACACTAAAGGCACTCCTCAATATAAGGAAAGAGAGCTTGCGCTTTGTGCGTGCACCAGACGACTCTGCCATGTTAAAAGAGGCAGAGGATAGAACAGCCACTACTAGATTTAACATTGAGTTCACTTTTGACTGTGATGTGCGATGTGCTATAACCATCATGTATTTCTGTACAGAAGAGGTGACAAGCAATGGAATAAT CTACACTCCACGTGATCCAAACATGAATTCGGAGACCTACCACTACAAGCGAGGAGCAAATCAACAGTTTTCACAAGTATGCCATGTGTTTGACCCATCACTATACCCTGAGGAAGATCTGATGTACAGCTTTGACCGTGAAGTTATGCCCATTGTCATTTACTGTCTggcagaagaaggggaag ATGAATTTTCCACAGAGCCTCGCCAGTCCCATGTGACATTCGCTGTGGTGGAGAAGCACAGCGAGGGATATGTCTTGAAGCCTCTCAAGCAAAAGCTGTTCGTGGATGGGCTGTCATACCTCCTGCAGGAAATCTATGGCATCGAGAACAAAAAAGCAGACAATGCCAAA GTGGCAACAGAGGAGGACACAGAGGATAATGGAGCAGAGTGTGTCATCTGCATGTGTGACCTGCGAGACACTCTCATTCTACCCTGCCGccatctgtgtctgtgtaattgCTGTGCAGATTCCCTCAG ATACCAAGCCAACAACTGCCCCATTTGTCGTGCTCCATTCAGAGCTTTGCTACAGATAAAAGCCCTTCAGAAGAGTACTGGACAGGTGACCAATCCACAGCCAAACACTGAG GTAAACAAGGCCGCGCATGTGGTAGTTTCGTTCTTGCCAGACAAGCAAGGAGACTGCGAGGAGGATCATGAGGGTTGGCTTGCATGCACTGCTTTG ATTGGAAACCTGGATGCCCCTGACATTGCTAAATACCAACATGACACTTATGCTAAATTATTT GGCTGTGATAATGTCCCTCCAGGCTACGAGGCAGTACCCTTGATCGAGGCGCTGAATGGCCCCTCGGTGGCTCCCCTGCAGCCCACTGCCCCACCTGCCCATGATCGGTACGTCCAGTTGCCTCAGAGTCCAGCAGATGTCCCAGCAGATGCCATTGTCCGCAATGAAGCCTCGag ATGCTTTATTGAGAGCATCACAATCAGATCTGGCACAGGGACCCTGGAGGACTCTACCACACAGACCGAACAGCCGCCCAATTCTTGTGAGATGAATAACAGCTCATCTGTAGTTCCTGAG ATGCGTATGTCAGTTCTGCTTGCTCAGGAGTCAGATGATGTCACAAGTACAAAACTGGAGAACATTGCAAGCACCCCTGTTTCTTCAGCAAAGAAGAAGGCAGGCCGCAAACATTCCCGGGAGAAGCAGCAGTTTGGTTCTAAGGACAGCGTAAAAATTGTGAATGAAATTGGGGGACAGCGTAACAAGGAA CCTGTGGACCCAGCAGAAACACGAAGCTTATTGGATGAAGACAAATCAGAGATCGACGCTGGTGTTAATAGCAGCCAGGACCCAGCCCAACAGCAGGCGGTGCTGAATCCTGAGGAACAGTCTCAGAAGGAGCTGCGAGCCCCCCAGGCAGAGGCagaagtggatgaggaggaaaCTGGAGAAGAGGAGCCAGAATTGGAAGAGGAAAACatggaagaaatggaaggagaagaaaatgacacCGAGAATTCGCTCAGCTCCCTCCCTACTTTAGCCATGAGGTGTGCTCCCAACTCAGAGGTCGACGTGGAGGACAGCATATCGCAGGCTCCGACAGAATCACCCGTTTGGACCCCCAGAAAG gaggaagtggaaggagggaaaaatctagagaaagaggag AACCTGCGCAGGGAAAGAGCTAGCGCTTCCTCCGAGAGTGGAGTGCCAGCATCGCCTAACGGTGGGTTCTCCTCACTCACCCACCAAAGCGATTCACTGTCTCTGCCAGGCACACCTCTCAGTAATGCCTCGGTGATCAGTCGGTCATCTGATGCCTCTGTGAGCTCGGCATCGTCCACCCGTGCACTTCTCTCGCACCCCACTGATGGATTTCCTTCCAGCGTGGTTTAA
- the LOC125045905 gene encoding probable E3 ubiquitin-protein ligase MGRN1 isoform X4: MGAITSRQNAGVEEVDIGVNHAYRYPPKSGNYFSSYFIMGGERFDTAVPEMYLFGENMDVNFLGSRPAPFPYPAPTANEPSKTLKALLNIRKESLRFVRAPDDSAMLKEAEDRTATTRFNIEFTFDCDVRCAITIMYFCTEEVTSNGIIYTPRDPNMNSETYHYKRGANQQFSQVCHVFDPSLYPEEDLMYSFDREVMPIVIYCLAEEGEDEFSTEPRQSHVTFAVVEKHSEGYVLKPLKQKLFVDGLSYLLQEIYGIENKKADNAKVATEEDTEDNGAECVICMCDLRDTLILPCRHLCLCNCCADSLRYQANNCPICRAPFRALLQIKALQKSTGQVTNPQPNTEVNKAAHVVVSFLPDKQGDCEEDHEGWLACTALGCDNVPPGYEAVPLIEALNGPSVAPLQPTAPPAHDRYVQLPQSPADVPADAIVRNEASRCFIESITIRSGTGTLEDSTTQTEQPPNSCEMNNSSSVVPEMRMSVLLAQESDDVTSTKLENIASTPVSSAKKKAGRKHSREKQQFGSKDSVKIVNEIGGQRNKEPVDPAETRSLLDEDKSEIDAGVNSSQDPAQQQAVLNPEEQSQKELRAPQAEAEVDEEETGEEEPELEEENMEEMEGEENDTENSLSSLPTLAMRCAPNSEVDVEDSISQAPTESPVWTPRKEEVEGGKNLEKEENLRRERASASSESGVPASPNGGFSSLTHQSDSLSLPGTPLSNASVISRSSDASVSSASSTRALLSHPTDGFPSSVV, from the exons ATGGGGGCTATAACCAGTAGACAGAACGCTGgcgtggaggaggtggatattGGGGTCAACCACGCCTACAGATACCCTCCAAAATCAG GAAACTACTTCAGCAGTTATTTCATTATGGGAGGGGAACGGTTCGACACAGCAGTGCCAGAGATGTATCTCTTTGGTGAGAACATGGATGTCAACTTCTTAGGTTCTCGTCCAGCTCCA ttTCCCTATCCTGCTCCAACAGCAAATGAACCAAGTAAAACACTAAAGGCACTCCTCAATATAAGGAAAGAGAGCTTGCGCTTTGTGCGTGCACCAGACGACTCTGCCATGTTAAAAGAGGCAGAGGATAGAACAGCCACTACTAGATTTAACATTGAGTTCACTTTTGACTGTGATGTGCGATGTGCTATAACCATCATGTATTTCTGTACAGAAGAGGTGACAAGCAATGGAATAAT CTACACTCCACGTGATCCAAACATGAATTCGGAGACCTACCACTACAAGCGAGGAGCAAATCAACAGTTTTCACAAGTATGCCATGTGTTTGACCCATCACTATACCCTGAGGAAGATCTGATGTACAGCTTTGACCGTGAAGTTATGCCCATTGTCATTTACTGTCTggcagaagaaggggaag ATGAATTTTCCACAGAGCCTCGCCAGTCCCATGTGACATTCGCTGTGGTGGAGAAGCACAGCGAGGGATATGTCTTGAAGCCTCTCAAGCAAAAGCTGTTCGTGGATGGGCTGTCATACCTCCTGCAGGAAATCTATGGCATCGAGAACAAAAAAGCAGACAATGCCAAA GTGGCAACAGAGGAGGACACAGAGGATAATGGAGCAGAGTGTGTCATCTGCATGTGTGACCTGCGAGACACTCTCATTCTACCCTGCCGccatctgtgtctgtgtaattgCTGTGCAGATTCCCTCAG ATACCAAGCCAACAACTGCCCCATTTGTCGTGCTCCATTCAGAGCTTTGCTACAGATAAAAGCCCTTCAGAAGAGTACTGGACAGGTGACCAATCCACAGCCAAACACTGAG GTAAACAAGGCCGCGCATGTGGTAGTTTCGTTCTTGCCAGACAAGCAAGGAGACTGCGAGGAGGATCATGAGGGTTGGCTTGCATGCACTGCTTTG GGCTGTGATAATGTCCCTCCAGGCTACGAGGCAGTACCCTTGATCGAGGCGCTGAATGGCCCCTCGGTGGCTCCCCTGCAGCCCACTGCCCCACCTGCCCATGATCGGTACGTCCAGTTGCCTCAGAGTCCAGCAGATGTCCCAGCAGATGCCATTGTCCGCAATGAAGCCTCGag ATGCTTTATTGAGAGCATCACAATCAGATCTGGCACAGGGACCCTGGAGGACTCTACCACACAGACCGAACAGCCGCCCAATTCTTGTGAGATGAATAACAGCTCATCTGTAGTTCCTGAG ATGCGTATGTCAGTTCTGCTTGCTCAGGAGTCAGATGATGTCACAAGTACAAAACTGGAGAACATTGCAAGCACCCCTGTTTCTTCAGCAAAGAAGAAGGCAGGCCGCAAACATTCCCGGGAGAAGCAGCAGTTTGGTTCTAAGGACAGCGTAAAAATTGTGAATGAAATTGGGGGACAGCGTAACAAGGAA CCTGTGGACCCAGCAGAAACACGAAGCTTATTGGATGAAGACAAATCAGAGATCGACGCTGGTGTTAATAGCAGCCAGGACCCAGCCCAACAGCAGGCGGTGCTGAATCCTGAGGAACAGTCTCAGAAGGAGCTGCGAGCCCCCCAGGCAGAGGCagaagtggatgaggaggaaaCTGGAGAAGAGGAGCCAGAATTGGAAGAGGAAAACatggaagaaatggaaggagaagaaaatgacacCGAGAATTCGCTCAGCTCCCTCCCTACTTTAGCCATGAGGTGTGCTCCCAACTCAGAGGTCGACGTGGAGGACAGCATATCGCAGGCTCCGACAGAATCACCCGTTTGGACCCCCAGAAAG gaggaagtggaaggagggaaaaatctagagaaagaggag AACCTGCGCAGGGAAAGAGCTAGCGCTTCCTCCGAGAGTGGAGTGCCAGCATCGCCTAACGGTGGGTTCTCCTCACTCACCCACCAAAGCGATTCACTGTCTCTGCCAGGCACACCTCTCAGTAATGCCTCGGTGATCAGTCGGTCATCTGATGCCTCTGTGAGCTCGGCATCGTCCACCCGTGCACTTCTCTCGCACCCCACTGATGGATTTCCTTCCAGCGTGGTTTAA